In Syngnathoides biaculeatus isolate LvHL_M chromosome 5, ASM1980259v1, whole genome shotgun sequence, the following are encoded in one genomic region:
- the setd2 gene encoding histone-lysine N-methyltransferase SETD2 isoform X2 encodes MDTLLKSEIRDEGSGASVKVEGLSKAALIKSLSPRVMLSNHLLPKGTKMKVNLEDQSRQKVSFSFSQTKKPLHSIFVIPSSPEKSDTEHHTASSQTTVDKGKASDSKNEQKQTRSVPISTEQTSSQVPSFAAKLKTDLAKMHFKKQILSVSVTREKITSFIREETPKSELLVLQKPANNSETKVPILQHQNPVSVCPSDDSHRHSSESRTASNLKKPAASSGKEEDNSSNEQDKNVYKRKTRSQTDKRTETEDPVPISSRHKLVDSKSKTNLESSSKAVIKRSSSRSRGDEKEKNSSKRSENHESSSSYTKSDRDSRYTSSRSLRSDKDRRRSRSRSRSRSRSRGSRTSSSHPRSERSRGDRGSRSERSYYHDSDRRSYRSSPRRERRRSRSRNDRTRDSSDSEDDHRKTRTRTSDSSRSSNYSKSSSYSKSDKVSKSIDAPHSSESVKRSQTSSLMSERTLKRLSDSDSQRKVSPGEDSRHYKASTHHTLDTNRKSTSSQQHTHLESEKHEHETRPKNSSVVNEPDQRTKPQASSSLEETHKEEKTSRLDTKQTTFSRTPEETSKHDRQSDIVNCPSDEAKHEATIKPCLPDEKETNDVYYIQHRSKTDHQGGELTEMVCNRLDGPKSSLRVDEEIAPAISSNEVKQQVNGSLEKVNVKDCLLPQNIPQVTSNVAAESLFNSSDDKVCNLDMKDVDSSPGSVTVPNTVDVPAPDHNCKPQGDLNNVIGTEQAESNLPMQLEQPCKTENLMTLEQNVDNDKKSSPTKKTRWDIVRQEGPESDNSQQTLSAERLEDVVLINKIEFSQNQSQIDMIESTQESGRHSNTGQEIGRLKQAGSYDQGQSSQVVLDHFQKNLNPLLCNSNATQVNSGGQMESWNGNFKEKSEDSTHKHKLHDTLANQVAERGHSDASDSDNSDYESESDEAIKRLHSVVVVPKNSTVTSESHDTGPSSCSPIISKDHITNEVTNVNGHELQYQDSAQQRLEGISYHTNALCQSQSNMIDSTSHLEGSSSTGVPQPYVIGPANVHQGITNFTRNLDNSGHYDQVQGQQYVNSRGELTVAHYQHSNSVDNVSDGGAFNPSWRSAQPEQPSSTYQQPDSSHGPLLPQSKLPETFPNVQQHRHHGVSWNRQPSEMQPSKEPYLHAYQDFAGEIHPDSLTNDHDDYCGAKPSNLSKATVDSSGPPVPPGFVQGHEISSNSRCSAVADPSRENSFKTHRSRGPPKKRRPEIESDSDNEAEAGPTGKRERQGETEDPKENKVKVEAVRPSLTLQHFQDSNRWKEFAKTKKMPPYFDLIEENLYLTERKKSKSHRDIKRMQCECPVLPKQDRLRGILACGEDCLNRLLMIECSSRCLNGHYCSNRRFQMKQHADFEVILTEDKGWGLRAAKDLPSNTFVLEYCGEVLDHKEFKTRVKEYARNKNIHYYFMALKNNEIIDATLKGNCSRFMNHSCEPNCETQKWTVNGQLRVGFFTTKAVSAGTELTFDYQFQRYGKEAQKCFCGAPSCRGFLGGENRVSVRAAGGKMKKDRTRKNALTTVDEELEALLENGEGLYDGKQVVSLCRLMVRVENMEQKLTCLKLIRDTQNPSCLKQFLDHHGLSLLWIFMVEISEAKGNCANNVKLQSEIMKTLSVLPISTKNMLEESKVLTFIQRWAQTKALPQPTEMDGYSSENTSRAQTPLNIPDGSSSKLGPEFERDASKPAVYRRLKIISENSLDSALSDASKASDGKEEEEEEEDEEEDESSQSALPDDKHKENVVSEAANPVTESPKEEVKDIKVEKQEETEMASDVQEHVHFEEVKDQIDMEEKPSEVKVDVVDEPKKESEVSDKSNEELTIPALSETTEIESDQATVEIQEPEIESVQMDVSEARTEEPVEQMVAKTETLETESQSSGPEAQPDEPGTGAPQNSDTPEVIRSTEDTPAPTDPQAIETPSQDEEEGVSDVESERSQEPQINVLDISSMAARLLDSWKDLKEVYRIPKKSQVEKEPNDRSRDRETTLTPRNTSGSREREREREKDRDRDYDRDWDRDRERDRERERDRERERDRDKTPRSNERRRRRSTSPPSSYERSSRRTEERFDPSKTPRGVGSKERNKLSTEERRKLFEQEVAQREAQKQQQQLQTLAYDPALAYASTSGFITYPPGYPLQTFVDPTNPNAGKVLLPTPTADPTMTYEQTTPQRLVSDLGLPSPSSTSQATPVSNISQHITTANLTPADTQQYAQPAVAAQDSGVSVLSVAAQTAPQVQSQQSYATLWDPATQQAVTVQTQPAQQYAAAPAQAPTQTAIYYQGQPCQTIYSIPTAYPQTNTPVIQAYSDPTAGYLHGQTVYPGHQQGVVVQQGGTVTTIVTSQTVQQEMIVPNNVIDLPPPSPPKPKTIVLPPNWKVARDPEGKIYYYHIATRQTQWDPPTWDGSSDTNMDHDSEMDLGTPTYDENPSKFSTKTAEADTSSELAKKSKETFRKEMSQFIVQCLNPYRKPDCKLGRISNTEDFKHLARKLTHGVMNKELKACTNPEDLDCNENVKHKTKEYIKKYMQRFGAVYKPKEDTEVY; translated from the exons ATGGACACTCTGCTCAAGTCCGAAATCAG AGACGAAGGAAGTGGTGCCTCG GTAAAGGTGGAGGGCCTTTCTAAGGCAGCTCTCATCAAAAGTCTGTCTCCTAGAGTTATGCTGTCCAATCATCTATTGCCTAAAGGGACCAAGATGAAAGTGAACCTAGAGGATCAGAGTCGTCAGAAAGTGTCCTTCAGCTTCTCGCAGACCAAGAAGCCACTCCACAGCATTTTTGTTATCCCTTCTAGCCCAGAAAAGTCTGACACTGAACATCACACTGCCTCGTCACAGACAACAGTTGATAAAGGCAAAGCTTCTGACAGTAAAAATGAGCAAAAGCAGACCCGTTCAGTGCCAATTTCAACAGAACAGACTTCTTCGCAAGTTCCAAGCTTTGCCGCTAAACTCAAAACGGACTTGGCAAAGATGCATTTCAAGAAGCAAATCCTCAGTGTGTCTGTGACTAGAGAAAAAATAACATCTTTTATTCGGGAGGAGACACCCAAATCTGAATTGCTGGTTTTGCAGAAACCTGCAAATAACAGCGAAACCAAAGTCCCAATTTTGCAGCATCAGAACCCTGTAAGTGTCTGCCCCTCTGACGATTCTCACCGTCACTCCTCTGAGAGCCGGACTGCATCAAACCTCAAGAAACCTGCTGCATCCtcaggaaaagaggaagataaTTCCAGTAATGAGCaggataaaaatgtatataaaaggAAAACCAGGTCACAGACTGACAAACGAACAGAGACTGAAGATCCAGTCCCCATTTCTTCCAGACACAAATTAGTTGActccaaaagtaaaacaaatttgGAAAGCAGTAGCAAAGCAGTAATAAAAAGGTCTTCCTCGAGGTCACGAGGAgacgaaaaggaaaaaaactcatCAAAGCGATCTGAGAATCATGAAAGTTCATCTAGTTATACAAAATCAGACCGTGATTCTAGGTATACATCATCTCGGTCCCTGCGATCAGACAAAGATCGCAGAAGATCCAGATCAAGGTCAAGATCAAGGTCTCGATCTAGAGGCTCTCGAACGAGTTCATCTCACCCAAGATCGGAGAGATCAAGAGGTGATAGAGGATCCCGCTCAGAAAGATCCTATTATCATGATTCCGATCGCAGATCATATAGGAGTTCTCCACGTAGAGAGAGACGACGATCTCGTTCTCGCAACGACAGAACTCGGGACAGTTCGGACTCTGAAGATGACCATCGCAAGACGAGGACACGGACAAGTGACTCCAGTAGATCATCCAACTATTCAAAGTCGTCTTCCTACTCAAAATCTGACAAAGTATCTAAATCTATAGATGCGCCACATTCGTCAGAGTCAGTTAAAAGAAGTCAAACCTCATCTTTGATGTCAGAAAGGACTTTAAAGCGACTATCAGACTCTGACTCCCAGCGAAAAGTCTCTCCAGGTGAAGACTCAAGGCATTATAAAGCTAGCACCCATCATACACTAGACACCAACAGAAAATCCACCTCTTCCCAACAACATACCCATTTAGAAAGtgaaaaacatgaacatgaaaCTCGTCCAAAAAACAGTTCAGTGGTCAATGAACCCGATCAAAGGACAAAACCACAGGCAAGCTCTAGTTTAGAGGAAACACACAAAGAAGAGAAAACTAGTCGGCTCGACACCAAACAGACCACGTTCTCTAGAACACCAGAGGAAACCAGCAAACATGACAGACAGTCTGACATAGTTAATTGTCCCAGTGATGAAGCAAAACATGAAGCTACGATAAAACCATGTTTGCcagatgaaaaagaaacaaacgatGTATATTATATTCAACACAGAAGTAAAACTGACCACCAAGGCGGTGAGTTGACAGAGATGGTATGTAACAGATTAGATGGACCAAAATCAAGTCTCCGAGTGGACGAAGAAATCGCACCAGCTATAAGCTCAAATGAGGTCAAGCAGCAAGTAAACGGCAGCCTTGAAAAAGTAAATGTGAAGGATTGTCTTCTTCCTCAAAATATACCACAGGTGACTTCCAATGTTGCTGCAGAAAGTTTATTCAATAGTAGTGATGACAAAGTTTGCAACTTGGACATGAAAGATGTTGACTCTTCACCAGGGTCAGTGACTGTACCTAATACAGTTGACGTACCTGCCCCAGATCACAACTGTAAACCACAGGGTGATCTTAATAATGTGATTGGCACGGAGCAAGCTGAATCAAACCTACCGATGCAATTAGAGCAGCCATGTAAAACTGAGAACCTGATGACACTTGAACAAAACGTAGACAATGATAAAAAGAGCAGTCCTACTAAAAAGACTCGGTGGGATATTGTTAGACAGGAAGGACCAGAGAGTGACAATTCACAGCAGACACTTAGTGCTGAACGACTTGAAGATGTGGTCTTGATAAACAAAATTGAGTTTTCCCAAAACCAAAGTCAGATAGACATGATAGAAAGTACACAAGAATCTGGAAGACATTCCAATACAGGCCAGGAGATTGGGCGGCTAAAGCAGGCAGGTAGTTACGACCAAGGGCAGTCTTCACAGGTTGTTCTTGACCATTTTCAGAAAAACTTAAATCCTCTTCTGTGCAACAGTAATGCAACACAGGTCAACAGTGGTGGACAGATGGAGAGCTGGAATGGTAACTTTAAAGAGAAATCTGAAGATAGTACCCACAAGCATAAATTACACGATACGTTAGCCAATCAGGTAGCCGAAAGAGGACATAGCGATGCTAGTGATAGTGACAACTCTGACTATGAGTCTGAATCCGATGAGGCAATAAAACGATTGCACTCTGTGGTGGTTGTGCCAAAGAATTCCACTGTAACCAGTGAGTCACATGACACGGGACCTTCCTCGTGCAGTCCAATTATCTCAAAAGACCACATTACTAATGAAGTCACCAATGTGAATGGTCATGAACTCCAATATCAAGATAGCGCTCAGCAAAGACTGGAGGGCATTTCATACCATACTAATGCTCTTTGTCAATCCCAGAGTAATATGATTGACAGCACTAGTCACTTAGAGGGATCCAGCTCTACTGGTGTCCCACAGCCTTATGTGATTGGTCCTGCCAATGTCCACCAGGGTATCACTAATTTCACGCGAAACCTTGACAATTCTGGACATTACGACCAAGTGCAAGGCCAGCAATATGTCAACAGCAGAGGTGAACTGACTGTCGCACATTACCAACATTCTAACAGTGTTGACAACGTCAGTGATGGGGGTGCATTCAACCCAAGCTGGAGGTCTGCACAGCCAGAGCAGCCCAGTAGTACATATCAACAGCCAGACAGCAGTCATGGACCATTGTTACCACAATCTAAACTTCCAGAAACCTTTCCGAACGTACAGCAGCATCGACACCACGGTGTCTCATGGAACCGACAACCCTCAGAGATGCAGCCCAGCAAAGAACCTTACCTCCATGCATATCAGGACTTTGCAGGTGAAATCCACCCAGACTCGCTCACTAATGACCATGACGATTATTGCGGGGCTAAACCATCCAATCTTAGTAAAGCAACTGTCGACTCCAGTGGACCGCCGGTGCCTCCAGGGTTTGTACAAGGTCATGAAATAAGCAGCAACAGCAGGTGCTCTGCCGTGGCTGACCCCTCGCGGGAGAATAGCTTCAAGACCCACAGAAGCAGGGGACCTCCCAAGAAAAGACGACCAGAGATTGAGTCCGATTCCGACAACGAGGCGGAAGCTGGACCAACTGGCAAAAGGGAGCGCCAAGGAGAAACGGAGGATccgaaagaaaataaagtcaaagtTGAGGCGGTCCGACCGTCACTCACTCTGCAGCACTTTCAAGACTCCAACCGATGGAAAGAGTTTGCCAAGACAAAGAAGATGCCCCCTTATTTTGACCTCATTGAAGAGAATCTGTACCTAACTGAGCG AAAGAAGAGTAAATCTCATCGTGATATCAAGAGGATGCAGTGTGAGTGCCCAGTCCTCCCCAAGCAGGACCGTTTAAGGGGAATATTGGCGTGCGGGGAAGATTGTTTAAATCGTCTGCTGATGATTGAATG CTCGTCACGGTGCCTGAATGGACACTATTGCTCAAATCGCCGCTTTCAAATGAAGCAGCATGCAGACTTTGAAGTCATCCTCACTGAAGACAAGGGCTGGGGTCTACGTGCAGCTAAGGACTTGCCTTC AAATACTTTTGTGCTAGAATACTGTGGGGAAGTTTTGGACCACAAAGAGTTCAAAACAAGGGTCAAAGAATATGCACGGAATAAGAACATCCACTACTATTTCATGGCTCTAAAAAATAACGAG ATCATCGATGCAACACTGAAGGGTAATTGCTCCCGGTTTATGAATCACAGCTGCGAGCCCAACTGTGAGACCCAAAAG TGGACGGTCAATGGCCAGCTTCGAGTCGGGTTCTTCACCACCAAAGCAGTCAGTGCAGGAACTGAGTTGACGTTTGACTATCAATTTCAGAGATATGG GAAAGAAGCCCAGAAGTGCTTCTGTGGAGCCCCCAGCTGTCGGGGCTTCCTGGGAGGGGAGAACAGAGTCAGTGTCCGAGCGGCCGGAGGGAAGATGAAGAAAGACCGTACTCGAAAGAATGCGCTCACCACA GTCGATGAGGAACTGGAGGCATTGCTGGAGAATGGCGAAGGGCTTTATGATGGGAAACAAGTGGTGTCCCTGTGCAGACTTATGGTCCGTGTGGAAAACATGGAGCAGAAACTCACCTGTCTCAAGCTCATACGT GATACCCAGAATCCATCTTGCTTAAAGCAGTTTTTAGATCATCATGGCTTGTCTTTGCtttggattttcatggtggagATTTCTGAAGCCAAGGGCAATTGTGCTAATAACGTCAAACTACAATCGGAG ATCATGAAGACATTGTCTGTGTTACCCATCTCCACCAAGAACATGCTGGAAGAGAGTAAAGTCTTGACCTTCATTCAGCGATGGGCACAAACAAAAGCTCTCCCTCAGCCCACTGAGATGGACGGTTACTCCAGCGAGAACACTTCTCGTGCTCAGACGCCTCTAAACATCCCAGATGGTTCCTCTTCTAAATTGGGACCAGAGTTTGAAAGGGACGCCTCAAAACCAGCCGTGTACCGCCGCCTTAAAATCATCAGCGAAAACAGTCTGGACAGTGCCCTCTCAGATGCCAGCAAAGCGTCTGATGgcaaggaggaagaagaagaggaggaggatgaggaagaggatgaatCTTCCCAAAGTGCACTGCCAGATGACAAACACAAGGAAAATGTGGTCAGTGAAGCTGCTAATCCAGTGACAGAATCACCGAAAGAGGAGGTAAAAGACATCAAAGTGGAGAAACAAGAAGAGACAGAAATGGCTTCAGACGTTCAGGAACATGTTCATTTTGAAGAGGTAAAAGACCAAATTGATATGGAGGAGAAGCCCTCTGAGGTGAAAGTGGATGTAGTTGATGAACCGAAGAAGGAATCTGAGGTATCTGATAAGTCTAATGAAGAGCTCACCATCCCGGCACTATCagaaacaacagaaattgaAAGTGACCAGGCTACGGTTGAGATTCAGGAGCCAGAGATCGAGTCAGTTCAAATGGATGTTTCTGAGGCTCGAACTGAAGAACCTGTAGAACAGATGGTAGCCAAAACAGAAACACTAGAGACTGAGAGTCAGAGTTCTGGCCCTGAGGCCCAACCAGATGAACCTGGCACAGGAGCGCCCCAAAACTCTGACACCCCTGAAGTCATTAGGTCTACAGAAGACACACCAGCACCGACAGATCCACAAGCGATAGAAACACCTTCTCAGGATGAAGAGGAAGGTGTTTCTGATGTGGAGAGTGAGCGGAGTCAGGAGCCCCAAATCAATGTTTTGGACATTAGCAGCATGGCGGCCAGGCTGTTGGACAGTTGGAAGGATCTCAAG GAGGTGTACAGAATACCAAAGAAGAGTCAGGTGGAAAAAGAACCCAATG ATCGGAGTAGAGATCGCGAAACAACTCTGACTCCACGCAACACCTCTGGTAGTCGAGAGCGTGAAAGGGAGCGTGAAAAGGATAGGGACAGAGACTACGACCGGGATTGGGACAGGGACAGGGAGCGAGACAGGGAAAGAGAGAGGGACAGGGAGAGAGAGCGTGATCGAGACAAAACTCCACGCAGCAATGAGAGACGGCGGCGACGGTCCACATCCCCACCCTCCTCCTATGAGCGAAGCAGCCGTCGCACTGAGGAACG GTTCGACCCGTCAAAGACACCGCGGGGAGTCGGCAGCAAGGAGCGCAACAAGCTGTCCACGGAGGAACGCAGGAAGCTGTTTGAACAGGAGGTTGCTCAGCGGGAAGcccagaagcagcagcagcagctccaaACTTTGGCCTACGACCCTGCCTTGGCCTATGCCTCGACTTCTGGGTTCATCACCTATCCTCCCGGATACCCCCTCCAGACTTTTGTGGATCCTACCAACCCCAACGCAGGCAAAGTACTACTACCCACCCCTACAGCTGACCCCACCATGACCTATGAACAGACTACTCCCCAAAGACTAGTCTCAGATCTTGGGCTTCCCTCGCCATCATCCACTTCTCAAGCCACTCCTGTTTCTAATATCTCTCAGCACATCACCACCGCCAACCTCACCCCTGCTGACACGCAGCAGTACGCCCAGCCCGCTGTCGCAGCCCAGGACTCGGGTGTGTCTGTCCTCTCCGTGGCTGCCCAGACGGCTCCCCAGGTCCAGAGCCAGCAGAGCTACGCCACTTTGTGGGATCCAGCCACCCAGCAGGCGGTGACCGTGCAGACGCAGCCAGCACAGCAGTACGCGGCAGCCCCGGCGCAGGCCCCCACGCAAACAGCCATCTACTACCAAGGCCAGCCGTGCCAAACCATCTACAGCATCCCCACCGCTTACCCTCAGACCAACACTCCAGTCATACAG GCTTACTCTGACCCCACAGCCGGTTACTTGCACGGCCAGACGGTTTATCCCGGCCATCAGCAGGGGGTGGTGGTGCAGCAGGGGGGCACCGTCACCACCATCGTTACCTCCCAAACTGTCCAGCAG GAAATGATTGTACCCAACAATGTGATCGATCTTCCTCCTCCCTCGCCCCCGAAGCCCAAAACTATCGTTCTACCTCCCAACTGGAAAGTGGCCCGGGACCCTGAAGGAAAGATCTACTATTACCATATTGCAACAAG gcaaACTCAGTGGGATCCCCCTACCTGGGATGGAAGTAGTGACACCAATATGGACCATGACTCTGAGATGGACCTTGGCACTCCCACTTACGATGAGAATCCCTCCAAG ttctCAACCAAAACAGCCGAAGCAGACACTTCCAGCGAATTGGCTAAAAAAAGTAAAGAGACATTCCGCAAAGAG ATGTCCCAGTTTATTGTCCAGTGCTTGAATCCTTATCGGAAGCCCGACTGCAAACTTGGCCGAATTAGCAACACGGAGGACTTCAAACACTTGGCAAGAAAG CTAACCCACGGCGTCATGAACAAAGAACTGAAGGCGTGCACCAACCCCGAGGACCTGGACTGCAACGAGAACGTCAAGCACAAGACCAAGGAGTACATCAAGAAGTACATGCAGAGGTTCGGCGCCGTGTACAAACCCAAGGAGGACACGGAAGTCTACTGA